One Lytechinus variegatus isolate NC3 chromosome 11, Lvar_3.0, whole genome shotgun sequence DNA segment encodes these proteins:
- the LOC121424361 gene encoding latrophilin-like protein LAT-2, whose protein sequence is MGNPVLFLLLILVAAVCDGAILNETCVYNPCQNGGTCMNVLRPVGGKSLRYNDVYYLYVSDTMMTWSEASNYCHHEGGGLVGFEDKEEEKFGDNYAAKQFIEQDTTYWVSARYHGTSSQWKWYPSNETFDIILDNSTDGDCMTYTKRIFISVPERESCNATHSFVCEDYNALISQCRCPPGYSGPFCENQDEPGTPSSKSLKICEGESDLLTCALEQKVMRIEYAAYGVYDNTTCNDGHTFLSPGQKCVAENSVQKTVDVCQGQSFCDISVGNEFFQNNPCIPRKHLDLRYQCVANDPAVYDAPYPPARLEPPTMYCKMRVYGNTTYEVTAENTTVYKPCPEGYRGQVSFLCLLGGMWHDHGPDDSGCTMIRAVDNLNDEIMSGEKEAVEIAETIDDLVKDGGDTATLEDTEVVKLLTDLNELQKKQLEDTNKNTSERISTVSSYAEKTLSIASILLNSDDQDTDDTSSQKSISKNITEFVEEVAFILSGELVEDTSKTVSTDTIDMTCGSLPGGRRGALSYPTDRIFDRESMTNAQARATLPPSTFDDDPSKKNTIAIVEYKKINNIGSRTIQPIDNPDELVNQSVVNSLLLGVSAMKGDTPVKSFQNDQTFSYIMKHTNPNVTGKVSCVFVDDTNKLSTEGCRLVNTNRTHTECTCNHLTNFAILLDVTGVYEDLSVAHTTALGLLTIIGCSVSIGCLAICIFAFSFFKSLWNTRTTIHRNLCISLLTAQLLFLVGVERTEHDIVCTVIAAILHYTFLCSFAWMALEGIQLYIMLVHVFSTSGKVLPYYLAGYGLPAIVVAVAGGISKGEGYGQETYCWLSTDRGFIWSFAGPVALIILVNFVFLVVSIRIAYSGRAAVSKDATNSQNIKVWIKGAVTLTFLLGSTWGVGFFFLSGSSLPLAYAFTILNSLQGMFIFIYHCLGNERIKKEMAKFLLRQPCLPACLRVRLEAVARVGSSVYSTTQSSTAPPVNKKPDTVALTEKKKDVIHPVVYVQDIDEDDGKPRSWLYNRAGADDTKVIPSDHPEPDYY, encoded by the exons tagctGCAGTTTGTGATGGAGCGATTCTTAATGAGACTTGTGTGTACAACCCTTGTCAGAATGGAGGAACATGCATGAATGTTCTGA GACCTGTTGGCGGGAAAAGCTTACGATATAACGATGTGTACTATTTATACGTCTCTGACACAATGATGACATGGTCTGAAGCGAGCAACTATTGCCATCATGAAGGAGGCGGTCTCGTCGGCTTTGAGGacaaggaagaagaaaaatttgGGGATAACTATGCTGCAAAACAATTCATCGAACAAGATA CAACCTACTGGGTTAGCGCCCGTTACCACGGGACCAGCTCGCAGTGGAAATGGTATCCATCGAACGAAACTTTTGACATCATCCTAGATAATAGTACAGATGGTGATTGCATGACCTATACCAAACGCATTTTCATCAGTGTACCAGAAAGAGAATCGTGTAATGCTACACATAGCTTCGTATGTG AGGATTACAATGCCTTGATATCCCAATGCCGGTGTCCACCGGGGTACTCTGGCCCTTTCTGCGAGAACCAAGACGAACCCGGAACAC CCAGCAGCAAATCATTGAAAATTTGCGAGGGAGAAAGCGATCTGTTGACCTGTGCACTGGAACAGAAGGTGATGCGCATAGAGTACGCCGCCTACGGTGTATATGACAACACAACGTGCAATGACGGCCATACCTTCCTCTCACCTGGTCAGAAGTGCGTAGCAGAGAATTCTGTGCAGAAAACAGTCGATGT ttGCCAGGGACAATCCTTCTGTGATATTTCAGTAGGTAATGAGTTCTTCCAGAACAACCCATGCATCCCGAGGAAACATTTGGACTTACGTTACCAATGTGTTGCAA ATGACCCGGCCGTTTACGATGCCCCCTACCCTCCTGCCCGACTTGAACCTCCAACCATGTATTGCAAGATGAGGGTTTATGGGAACACAACCTACGAGGTCACTGCAGAAAACACCACAGTCTACAAACCATGCCCTGAAGGGTATAGAG gACAAGTGAGCTTCTTGTGTTTATTGGGTGGTATGTGGCACGACCATGGCCCCGATGATTCTGGATGTACCATGATCAGAGCAGTCGATAACCTGAATGAC GAGATTATGTCGGGGGAGAAGGAGGCGGTGGAAATCGCGGAGACCATCGATGATCTTGTTAAAGATGGCGGGGACACGGCAACCCTGGAGGATACCGAGGTAGTTAAACTCCTAACCGATTTAAATGAACTGCAGAAGAAACAACTCGAAGACACGAACAAGAACACGAGTGAACGTATCAGCACTGTCTCTTCATACGCAGAG AAAACACTGAGTATCGCAAGCATTCTGCTCAATTCAGATGATCAGGATACAGATGATACGTCTTCACAAAAA AGCATTTCAAAGAACATCACCGAATTTGTTGAAGAGGTAGCCTTTATACTCTCTGGGGAACTCGTCGAAGATACTTCCAAAACAGTATCCACTGATACCATTG ATATGACGTGTGGGAGTCTACCGGGTGGTCGGCGGGGAGCTCTGTCCTACCCTACCGATAGGATCTTTGATCGTGAGAGTATGACGAATGCACAAGCTAGAGCCACTCTACCGCCCTCTACGTTCGATGATGATCCCAGCAAAA AGAACACAATTGCTATAGTTGAATACAAGAAGATCAATAACATAGGAAGTAGGACTATTCAACCAAT AGATAATCCTGATGAATTGGTCAACCAATCGGTAGTGAATTCTCTTCTGCTTGGGGTCTCAGCGATGAAAGGAGATACTCCTGTTAAATCATTTCAAAACGATCAGACATTCAGCTACATCATGAAACATACAAAT ccCAACGTAACAGGAAAGGTGTCCTGTGTATTTGTTGACGATACAAACAA ACTATCTACGGAAGGCTGTAGGCTTGTCAATACCAATCGAACGCACACTGAATGTACTTGCAACCATCTTACCAACTTTGCTATCCTTCTTGATGTCACTGGTGTCTACGAAGAT CTATCTGTTGCCCATACAACAGCTCTGGGGCTACTGACTATCATTGGCTGTTCAGTGTCTATTGGTTGTCTTGCAATATGCATCTTTGCATTTAGCTTCTTCAA GTCACTGTGGAATACTCGTACAACAATCCATCGAAATCTTTGCATCTCCCTACTAACTGCTCAGCTTCTATTCTTAGTGGGTGTGGAGAGGACAGAACACGAT ATCGTTTGTACCGTGATTGCGGCTATACTACACTACACCTTTCTCTGTTCCTTTGCCTGGATGGCATTGGAAGGTATTCAACTATACATCATGCTGGTACACGTGTTTTCAACCAGTGGCAAGGTGTTACCATACTACCTGGCCGGCTATG GGTTGCCTGCTATTGTTGTAGCCGTTGCTGGTGGTATAAGTAAAGGCGAAGGTTACGGACAAGAAACATA TTGCTGGTTGTCTACTGATCGTGGATTCATATGGAGTTTTGCTGGCCCTGTTGCCCTTATTATCCTG GTGAATTTTGTGTTTTTAGTTGTATCAATCCGCATTGCCTACTCAGGGAGGGCTGCAGTCAGCAAAGATGCCACTAACTCACAGAATATCAA GGTTTGGATCAAAGGTGCAGTGACCTTGACCTTTCTCCTGGGTAGTACCTGGGGTGTAGGATTCTTCTTTCTAAGCGGATCATCCCTACCCCTGGCGTATGCATTCACCATTCTCAACTCTCTGCAG GGAATGTTTATATTCATATACCACTGTCTTGGTAATGAACGAATCAAGAAAGAGATGGCCAAGTTTCTCCTTCGTCAGCCATGTCTGCCGGCATGTCTCCGGGTGAGACTCGAGGCTGTGGCCCGTGTTGGCAGCAGTGTTTACAGCACAACTCAAAGTTCCACTGCGCCACCC GTTAACAAGAAGCCAGACA CTGTTGCTCTGacggagaagaagaaagatgtGATCCACCCCGTGGTCTATGTACAGGATATTGATGAGGACGATGGGAAACCGAGATCATGGCTCTATAACCGCGCTGGAGCTGATGATACCAAAGTGATTCCTTCCGACCATCCGGAACCGGATTACTACTGA